From Mytilus galloprovincialis chromosome 9, xbMytGall1.hap1.1, whole genome shotgun sequence, the proteins below share one genomic window:
- the LOC143044602 gene encoding uncharacterized protein LOC143044602 isoform X3 has product MELYSKGTPLSSTELIYLYIYISFTRELSKLIRVCVYGVAATQGATIATTTSVTSTSILATTTTSPNTTLNETATTTNQNLTSVYATENSTSIDNTTVSNPNVTDATITSTDTNTVTMDTTTSTMPHNTTANATIEVTMPVNSTIKDDNLTIAINATTTYMYDNVTTFINATTSQIETSSSNGTEMLKEDAFTSEIVASIAGAVCGVVVVCLVIIVIILCKKKSDKSLGKRYEVKSRAFTESMAFAENRESKMSNNDLQRISDGNQNYHMIDEETFVSNRKDNGSSEDLINRKQNGDDITSEKEENGSRASDSGIEVNLDEKVVTFKPKASAKIEGDDKKRDGDVEHVYTKSVKRSEKTENDNSFVVDNEIKDKSKQNSENREVNETNENDKKNGDEDIEDDDEVYANAYSAPLSDSIKVVNNFGTENKQVEESKEREKTNGDEDIEDDDEVYVNAYSVSSSDSIKEVNNFGTDNKHKIEQNSENLKVEESKESEKTNGDEGIEDDDEVYANAYSISSSNSIKAVSSELCIEALRSAVEKTDTEDVYDFAVPIDDDEKDVEKTKNETEISHVNLNIVAEDHYEISKETPKKSETFSEDAIYYNEQEDDDDVIYHNNEMDNNKTTQENSEDDTYDCAISTISHEKTSDDIYDSTKDSDYDVTHHESEKKRFFIRPSTDDNYDHCELPTEREDYDLVELPDNC; this is encoded by the exons ATGGAATTATATTCAAAAGGAACACCCTTATCATCGACTGAACtcatctatctatatatatatattagtttcaCAAGAGAACTATCAAAACTAATCAGAG tttGTGTTTATGGAGTTGCAGCTACACAGGGAGCAACGATTGCGACGACAACGAGCGTGACATCGACTTCAATACTCGCCACTACTACTACTTCGCCGAACACAACTTTAAACGAAACCGCCAcaacaaccaatcaaaatctaACATCTGTATATGCTACAGAAAACTCTACTTCAATCGATAATACCACCGTGTCAAATCCAAACGTAACAGATGCTACGATCACAAGCACTGATACAAATACAGTAACCATGGATACTACAACATCAACGATGCCCCATAACACAACAGCAAATGCCACGATAGAGGTAACCATGCCTGTGAACTCAACCATAAAGGATGACAATTTGACAATCGCCATTAATGCCACAACTACTTATATGTACGACAATGTGACAACATTCATCAATGCCACAACGTCTCAAATCGAAACCAGTTCTTCAAATG GCACAGAAATGTTAAAAGAGGACGCATTTACGTCAGAAATag tAGCAAGCATAGCCGGTGCTGTGTGTGgtgtagttgttgtttgtttggtTATCATAGTTATTATTCTGTGCAAGAAAAA GTCCGACAAATCACTCGGTAAACGATACGAGGTAAAAAGTAGAGCATTTACAGAAAGTATGGCTTTTGCTGAAAATCGTGAATCCAAGATGTCTAACAACGATCTTCAAAGAATATCAGATGGAAATCAAAATTATCATATGATTGACGAGGAGACGTTCGTGTCCAACAGGAAGGACAATGGTAGTAGTGAAGACTTAATAAACAGGAAGCAGAACGGAGACGACATAACTTCCGAAAAAGAAGAAAATGGGAGTAGAGCTAGCGATTCCGGAATTGAAGTAAACCTAGACGAAAAAGTTGTAACTTTTAAGCCGAAAGCCTCAGCGAAAATTGAGGGCGATGATAAAAAACGTGACGGAGACGTGGAGCACGTGTATACAAAATCCGTAAAACGTAGTGAAAAAACGGAAAATGATAACTCTTTTGTTGTTGATAATGAAATCAAGGACAAATCAAAACAGAACTCCGAAAACAGAGAGGTTAACGAAACAAATGAGAATGATAAGAAGAATGGAGATGAAGATATAGAAGACGATGACGAAGTCTACGCTAACGCTTATTCTGCACCTTTGTCCGATTCAATAAAAGTAGTAAACAATTTCGGTACTGAAAACAAGCAGGTTGAGGaatcaaaagaaagagaaaaaacaaatggCGATGAAGATATAGAAGACGATGATGAAGTTTACGTTAACGCTTATTCTGTATCTTCGTCAGATTCAATAAAAGAAGTGAACAATTTTGGTACCGACAACAAACACAAAATAGAACAGAACTCTGAAAATCTGAAGGTTGAAGAATCTAAAGAAAGTGAAAAGACAAATGGCGACGAAGGTATAGAAGACGACGATGAAGTATATGCGAACGCTTATTCTATATCTTCATCAAATTCAATAAAAGCAGTAAGCAGCGAGTTATGTATTGAAGCACTCCGATCTGCAGTTGAGAAAACGGACACTGAAGACGTATACGATTTTGCCGTACCCATTGACGACGACGAAAAGGACGTGGAAAAGACGAAAAATGAAACCGAGATTTCACATGTTAACCTAAATATAGTAGCAGAGGACCACTACGAAATATCAAAAGAAACTCCGAAAAAATCCGAAACATTTTCTGAAGACGCTATTTATTACAACGAGCAAGAAGATGATGATGATGTCATATATcataataatgaaatggataacAATAAAACGACTCAAGAAAACTCTGAAGATGATACTTACGACTGTGCTATAAGTACAATCTCACATGAGAAAACTTCTGATGACATATATGATTCAACGAAAGATAGTGATTACGATGTGACTCATCATGAGAGtgaaaagaaaagattttttatccGACCGTCAACCGATGACAATTATGACCACTGTGAATTACCTACTGAAAGGGAGGATTACGATTTAGTAGAACTACCGGACAACTGCTAA
- the LOC143044602 gene encoding uncharacterized protein LOC143044602 isoform X4: MDTTTSTMPHNTTANATIEVTMPVNSTIKDDNLTIAINATTTYMYDNVTTFINATTSQIETSSSNGTEMLKEDAFTSEIVASIAGAVCGVVVVCLVIIVIILCKKKSDKSLGKRYEVKSRAFTESMAFAENRESKMSNNDLQRISDGNQNYHMIDEETFVSNRKDNGSSEDLINRKQNGDDITSEKEENGSRASDSGIEVNLDEKVVTFKPKASAKIEGDDKKRDGDVEHVYTKSVKRSEKTENDNSFVVDNEIKDKSKQNSENREVNETNENDKKNGDEDIEDDDEVYANAYSAPLSDSIKVVNNFGTENKQVEESKEREKTNGDEDIEDDDEVYVNAYSVSSSDSIKEVNNFGTDNKHKIEQNSENLKVEESKESEKTNGDEGIEDDDEVYANAYSISSSNSIKAVSSELCIEALRSAVEKTDTEDVYDFAVPIDDDEKDVEKTKNETEISHVNLNIVAEDHYEISKETPKKSETFSEDAIYYNEQEDDDDVIYHNNEMDNNKTTQENSEDDTYDCAISTISHEKTSDDIYDSTKDSDYDVTHHESEKKRFFIRPSTDDNYDHCELPTEREDYDLVELPDNC; the protein is encoded by the exons ATGGATACTACAACATCAACGATGCCCCATAACACAACAGCAAATGCCACGATAGAGGTAACCATGCCTGTGAACTCAACCATAAAGGATGACAATTTGACAATCGCCATTAATGCCACAACTACTTATATGTACGACAATGTGACAACATTCATCAATGCCACAACGTCTCAAATCGAAACCAGTTCTTCAAATG GCACAGAAATGTTAAAAGAGGACGCATTTACGTCAGAAATag tAGCAAGCATAGCCGGTGCTGTGTGTGgtgtagttgttgtttgtttggtTATCATAGTTATTATTCTGTGCAAGAAAAA GTCCGACAAATCACTCGGTAAACGATACGAGGTAAAAAGTAGAGCATTTACAGAAAGTATGGCTTTTGCTGAAAATCGTGAATCCAAGATGTCTAACAACGATCTTCAAAGAATATCAGATGGAAATCAAAATTATCATATGATTGACGAGGAGACGTTCGTGTCCAACAGGAAGGACAATGGTAGTAGTGAAGACTTAATAAACAGGAAGCAGAACGGAGACGACATAACTTCCGAAAAAGAAGAAAATGGGAGTAGAGCTAGCGATTCCGGAATTGAAGTAAACCTAGACGAAAAAGTTGTAACTTTTAAGCCGAAAGCCTCAGCGAAAATTGAGGGCGATGATAAAAAACGTGACGGAGACGTGGAGCACGTGTATACAAAATCCGTAAAACGTAGTGAAAAAACGGAAAATGATAACTCTTTTGTTGTTGATAATGAAATCAAGGACAAATCAAAACAGAACTCCGAAAACAGAGAGGTTAACGAAACAAATGAGAATGATAAGAAGAATGGAGATGAAGATATAGAAGACGATGACGAAGTCTACGCTAACGCTTATTCTGCACCTTTGTCCGATTCAATAAAAGTAGTAAACAATTTCGGTACTGAAAACAAGCAGGTTGAGGaatcaaaagaaagagaaaaaacaaatggCGATGAAGATATAGAAGACGATGATGAAGTTTACGTTAACGCTTATTCTGTATCTTCGTCAGATTCAATAAAAGAAGTGAACAATTTTGGTACCGACAACAAACACAAAATAGAACAGAACTCTGAAAATCTGAAGGTTGAAGAATCTAAAGAAAGTGAAAAGACAAATGGCGACGAAGGTATAGAAGACGACGATGAAGTATATGCGAACGCTTATTCTATATCTTCATCAAATTCAATAAAAGCAGTAAGCAGCGAGTTATGTATTGAAGCACTCCGATCTGCAGTTGAGAAAACGGACACTGAAGACGTATACGATTTTGCCGTACCCATTGACGACGACGAAAAGGACGTGGAAAAGACGAAAAATGAAACCGAGATTTCACATGTTAACCTAAATATAGTAGCAGAGGACCACTACGAAATATCAAAAGAAACTCCGAAAAAATCCGAAACATTTTCTGAAGACGCTATTTATTACAACGAGCAAGAAGATGATGATGATGTCATATATcataataatgaaatggataacAATAAAACGACTCAAGAAAACTCTGAAGATGATACTTACGACTGTGCTATAAGTACAATCTCACATGAGAAAACTTCTGATGACATATATGATTCAACGAAAGATAGTGATTACGATGTGACTCATCATGAGAGtgaaaagaaaagattttttatccGACCGTCAACCGATGACAATTATGACCACTGTGAATTACCTACTGAAAGGGAGGATTACGATTTAGTAGAACTACCGGACAACTGCTAA
- the LOC143044602 gene encoding uncharacterized protein LOC143044602 isoform X1 yields the protein MYAMNLFKLLPGFHIFHKDVMDSSTPGWIYLVLTWVCVYGVAATQGATIATTTSVTSTSILATTTTSPNTTLNETATTTNQNLTSVYATENSTSIDNTTVSNPNVTDATITSTDTNTVTMDTTTSTMPHNTTANATIEVTMPVNSTIKDDNLTIAINATTTYMYDNVTTFINATTSQIETSSSNGTEMLKEDAFTSEIVASIAGAVCGVVVVCLVIIVIILCKKKSDKSLGKRYEVKSRAFTESMAFAENRESKMSNNDLQRISDGNQNYHMIDEETFVSNRKDNGSSEDLINRKQNGDDITSEKEENGSRASDSGIEVNLDEKVVTFKPKASAKIEGDDKKRDGDVEHVYTKSVKRSEKTENDNSFVVDNEIKDKSKQNSENREVNETNENDKKNGDEDIEDDDEVYANAYSAPLSDSIKVVNNFGTENKQVEESKEREKTNGDEDIEDDDEVYVNAYSVSSSDSIKEVNNFGTDNKHKIEQNSENLKVEESKESEKTNGDEGIEDDDEVYANAYSISSSNSIKAVSSELCIEALRSAVEKTDTEDVYDFAVPIDDDEKDVEKTKNETEISHVNLNIVAEDHYEISKETPKKSETFSEDAIYYNEQEDDDDVIYHNNEMDNNKTTQENSEDDTYDCAISTISHEKTSDDIYDSTKDSDYDVTHHESEKKRFFIRPSTDDNYDHCELPTEREDYDLVELPDNC from the exons ATGTATGCAATGAATCTGTTTAAATTACTTCCGGGTTTCCACATTTTTCATAAGGATGTGATGGATTCTTCAACTCCTGGATGGATATATCTTGTTTTAACATGGG tttGTGTTTATGGAGTTGCAGCTACACAGGGAGCAACGATTGCGACGACAACGAGCGTGACATCGACTTCAATACTCGCCACTACTACTACTTCGCCGAACACAACTTTAAACGAAACCGCCAcaacaaccaatcaaaatctaACATCTGTATATGCTACAGAAAACTCTACTTCAATCGATAATACCACCGTGTCAAATCCAAACGTAACAGATGCTACGATCACAAGCACTGATACAAATACAGTAACCATGGATACTACAACATCAACGATGCCCCATAACACAACAGCAAATGCCACGATAGAGGTAACCATGCCTGTGAACTCAACCATAAAGGATGACAATTTGACAATCGCCATTAATGCCACAACTACTTATATGTACGACAATGTGACAACATTCATCAATGCCACAACGTCTCAAATCGAAACCAGTTCTTCAAATG GCACAGAAATGTTAAAAGAGGACGCATTTACGTCAGAAATag tAGCAAGCATAGCCGGTGCTGTGTGTGgtgtagttgttgtttgtttggtTATCATAGTTATTATTCTGTGCAAGAAAAA GTCCGACAAATCACTCGGTAAACGATACGAGGTAAAAAGTAGAGCATTTACAGAAAGTATGGCTTTTGCTGAAAATCGTGAATCCAAGATGTCTAACAACGATCTTCAAAGAATATCAGATGGAAATCAAAATTATCATATGATTGACGAGGAGACGTTCGTGTCCAACAGGAAGGACAATGGTAGTAGTGAAGACTTAATAAACAGGAAGCAGAACGGAGACGACATAACTTCCGAAAAAGAAGAAAATGGGAGTAGAGCTAGCGATTCCGGAATTGAAGTAAACCTAGACGAAAAAGTTGTAACTTTTAAGCCGAAAGCCTCAGCGAAAATTGAGGGCGATGATAAAAAACGTGACGGAGACGTGGAGCACGTGTATACAAAATCCGTAAAACGTAGTGAAAAAACGGAAAATGATAACTCTTTTGTTGTTGATAATGAAATCAAGGACAAATCAAAACAGAACTCCGAAAACAGAGAGGTTAACGAAACAAATGAGAATGATAAGAAGAATGGAGATGAAGATATAGAAGACGATGACGAAGTCTACGCTAACGCTTATTCTGCACCTTTGTCCGATTCAATAAAAGTAGTAAACAATTTCGGTACTGAAAACAAGCAGGTTGAGGaatcaaaagaaagagaaaaaacaaatggCGATGAAGATATAGAAGACGATGATGAAGTTTACGTTAACGCTTATTCTGTATCTTCGTCAGATTCAATAAAAGAAGTGAACAATTTTGGTACCGACAACAAACACAAAATAGAACAGAACTCTGAAAATCTGAAGGTTGAAGAATCTAAAGAAAGTGAAAAGACAAATGGCGACGAAGGTATAGAAGACGACGATGAAGTATATGCGAACGCTTATTCTATATCTTCATCAAATTCAATAAAAGCAGTAAGCAGCGAGTTATGTATTGAAGCACTCCGATCTGCAGTTGAGAAAACGGACACTGAAGACGTATACGATTTTGCCGTACCCATTGACGACGACGAAAAGGACGTGGAAAAGACGAAAAATGAAACCGAGATTTCACATGTTAACCTAAATATAGTAGCAGAGGACCACTACGAAATATCAAAAGAAACTCCGAAAAAATCCGAAACATTTTCTGAAGACGCTATTTATTACAACGAGCAAGAAGATGATGATGATGTCATATATcataataatgaaatggataacAATAAAACGACTCAAGAAAACTCTGAAGATGATACTTACGACTGTGCTATAAGTACAATCTCACATGAGAAAACTTCTGATGACATATATGATTCAACGAAAGATAGTGATTACGATGTGACTCATCATGAGAGtgaaaagaaaagattttttatccGACCGTCAACCGATGACAATTATGACCACTGTGAATTACCTACTGAAAGGGAGGATTACGATTTAGTAGAACTACCGGACAACTGCTAA
- the LOC143044602 gene encoding uncharacterized protein LOC143044602 isoform X2 → MYAMNLFKLLPGFHIFHKDVMDSSTPGWIYLVLTWVCVYGVAATQGATIATTTSVTSTSILATTTTSPNTTLNETATTTNQNLTSVYATENSTSIDNTTVSNPNVTDATITSTDTNTVTMDTTTSTMPHNTTANATIEVTMPVNSTIKDDNLTIAINATTTYMYDNVTTFINATTSQIETSSSNGTEMLKEDAFTSEIASIAGAVCGVVVVCLVIIVIILCKKKSDKSLGKRYEVKSRAFTESMAFAENRESKMSNNDLQRISDGNQNYHMIDEETFVSNRKDNGSSEDLINRKQNGDDITSEKEENGSRASDSGIEVNLDEKVVTFKPKASAKIEGDDKKRDGDVEHVYTKSVKRSEKTENDNSFVVDNEIKDKSKQNSENREVNETNENDKKNGDEDIEDDDEVYANAYSAPLSDSIKVVNNFGTENKQVEESKEREKTNGDEDIEDDDEVYVNAYSVSSSDSIKEVNNFGTDNKHKIEQNSENLKVEESKESEKTNGDEGIEDDDEVYANAYSISSSNSIKAVSSELCIEALRSAVEKTDTEDVYDFAVPIDDDEKDVEKTKNETEISHVNLNIVAEDHYEISKETPKKSETFSEDAIYYNEQEDDDDVIYHNNEMDNNKTTQENSEDDTYDCAISTISHEKTSDDIYDSTKDSDYDVTHHESEKKRFFIRPSTDDNYDHCELPTEREDYDLVELPDNC, encoded by the exons ATGTATGCAATGAATCTGTTTAAATTACTTCCGGGTTTCCACATTTTTCATAAGGATGTGATGGATTCTTCAACTCCTGGATGGATATATCTTGTTTTAACATGGG tttGTGTTTATGGAGTTGCAGCTACACAGGGAGCAACGATTGCGACGACAACGAGCGTGACATCGACTTCAATACTCGCCACTACTACTACTTCGCCGAACACAACTTTAAACGAAACCGCCAcaacaaccaatcaaaatctaACATCTGTATATGCTACAGAAAACTCTACTTCAATCGATAATACCACCGTGTCAAATCCAAACGTAACAGATGCTACGATCACAAGCACTGATACAAATACAGTAACCATGGATACTACAACATCAACGATGCCCCATAACACAACAGCAAATGCCACGATAGAGGTAACCATGCCTGTGAACTCAACCATAAAGGATGACAATTTGACAATCGCCATTAATGCCACAACTACTTATATGTACGACAATGTGACAACATTCATCAATGCCACAACGTCTCAAATCGAAACCAGTTCTTCAAATG GCACAGAAATGTTAAAAGAGGACGCATTTACGTCAGAAATag CAAGCATAGCCGGTGCTGTGTGTGgtgtagttgttgtttgtttggtTATCATAGTTATTATTCTGTGCAAGAAAAA GTCCGACAAATCACTCGGTAAACGATACGAGGTAAAAAGTAGAGCATTTACAGAAAGTATGGCTTTTGCTGAAAATCGTGAATCCAAGATGTCTAACAACGATCTTCAAAGAATATCAGATGGAAATCAAAATTATCATATGATTGACGAGGAGACGTTCGTGTCCAACAGGAAGGACAATGGTAGTAGTGAAGACTTAATAAACAGGAAGCAGAACGGAGACGACATAACTTCCGAAAAAGAAGAAAATGGGAGTAGAGCTAGCGATTCCGGAATTGAAGTAAACCTAGACGAAAAAGTTGTAACTTTTAAGCCGAAAGCCTCAGCGAAAATTGAGGGCGATGATAAAAAACGTGACGGAGACGTGGAGCACGTGTATACAAAATCCGTAAAACGTAGTGAAAAAACGGAAAATGATAACTCTTTTGTTGTTGATAATGAAATCAAGGACAAATCAAAACAGAACTCCGAAAACAGAGAGGTTAACGAAACAAATGAGAATGATAAGAAGAATGGAGATGAAGATATAGAAGACGATGACGAAGTCTACGCTAACGCTTATTCTGCACCTTTGTCCGATTCAATAAAAGTAGTAAACAATTTCGGTACTGAAAACAAGCAGGTTGAGGaatcaaaagaaagagaaaaaacaaatggCGATGAAGATATAGAAGACGATGATGAAGTTTACGTTAACGCTTATTCTGTATCTTCGTCAGATTCAATAAAAGAAGTGAACAATTTTGGTACCGACAACAAACACAAAATAGAACAGAACTCTGAAAATCTGAAGGTTGAAGAATCTAAAGAAAGTGAAAAGACAAATGGCGACGAAGGTATAGAAGACGACGATGAAGTATATGCGAACGCTTATTCTATATCTTCATCAAATTCAATAAAAGCAGTAAGCAGCGAGTTATGTATTGAAGCACTCCGATCTGCAGTTGAGAAAACGGACACTGAAGACGTATACGATTTTGCCGTACCCATTGACGACGACGAAAAGGACGTGGAAAAGACGAAAAATGAAACCGAGATTTCACATGTTAACCTAAATATAGTAGCAGAGGACCACTACGAAATATCAAAAGAAACTCCGAAAAAATCCGAAACATTTTCTGAAGACGCTATTTATTACAACGAGCAAGAAGATGATGATGATGTCATATATcataataatgaaatggataacAATAAAACGACTCAAGAAAACTCTGAAGATGATACTTACGACTGTGCTATAAGTACAATCTCACATGAGAAAACTTCTGATGACATATATGATTCAACGAAAGATAGTGATTACGATGTGACTCATCATGAGAGtgaaaagaaaagattttttatccGACCGTCAACCGATGACAATTATGACCACTGTGAATTACCTACTGAAAGGGAGGATTACGATTTAGTAGAACTACCGGACAACTGCTAA